A genome region from Drosophila simulans strain w501 chromosome 2R, Prin_Dsim_3.1, whole genome shotgun sequence includes the following:
- the LOC6734655 gene encoding CLIP domain-containing serine protease B15 isoform X1 — MFVTQPVIFTIFKIILLWPGAMSQFLEPNCGYPGISPKIMHGQIAENGTNPWMAYIFKYNDKEVAELVCGGTLIHKQFVLSAAHCIERDQILAVRLGERSSSRYFAVTKAFRNKYFTTNNYSNDIGILRIRPQVKFNAVIRPICIITDLIKVPNVKTYKAAGWGRTENEKFSKVLKTIELNELNASECYNMLWVNVTESQICAGHPDGDTCAGDSGGPLIHPVYMHGSLRYVQLGIISFGSSLCSSPGVYTRISSFIDWILMVVDNYTVRSPPKIQYRVWPSGK, encoded by the exons ATGTTTGTGACTCAGCCGGTTATTTTCACGATTTTCAAGATCATTTTGCTCTGGCCGGGTGCTATGTCACAGTTCCTTGAACCGAATTGTGGCTACCCTGGCATTAGCCCAAAAATAATGCATGGCCAGATTGCAGAAAACGGAACCAATCCTTGGATGgcatatatattcaaatataatgATAAGGAAGTAGCTGAGCTCGTATGCGGAGGAACACTCATTCACAAAC AATTCGTTTTGAGTGCAGCCCATTGCATCGAAAGAGATCAGATACT tGCCGTGCGTCTTGGAGAACGCAGTTCATCAAGGTATTTTGCGGTGACCAAGGCCTTTCGGAACAAGTACTTTACAACTAACAATTATAGTAACGATATAGGCATACTTCGTATACGACCTCAAGTGAAGTTTAACG CTGTTATCAGGCCCATTTGCATTATCACGGATCTGATAAAAGTGCCAAATGTCAAAACCTACAAGGCTGCTGGCTGGGGAAGAACAGAAAACGAGAAATTTTCGAAGGTGCTTAAAACCATAGAGTTAAACGAACTCAACGCATCCGAGTGTTACAATATGCTTTGGGTGAATGTAACCGAGAGCCAGATTTGCGCCGGACATCCGGACGGGGATACGTGCGCGGGCGACTCTGGAGGTCCATTGATTCATCCAGTATACATGCATGGATCTCTGAGGTACGTGCAACTAGGAATCATCAGTTTTGGAAGCTCGTTGTGCAGCAGTCCTGGGGTTTATACCCGGATATCAAGCTTTATCGACTGGATACTTATGGTGGTAGACAACTACACGGTACGCAGCCCACCGAAGATCCAGTATCGAGTATGGCCTTCAGGCAAATAA
- the LOC6734655 gene encoding vitamin K-dependent protein C isoform X2, with amino-acid sequence MFVTQPVIFTIFKIILLWPGAMSQFLEPNCGYPGISPKIMHGQIAENGTNPWMAYIFKYNDKEVAELVCGGTLIHKQFVLSAAHCIERDQILAVRLGERSSSRYFAVTKAFRNKYFTTNNYSNDIGILRIRPQVKFNGPFALSRI; translated from the exons ATGTTTGTGACTCAGCCGGTTATTTTCACGATTTTCAAGATCATTTTGCTCTGGCCGGGTGCTATGTCACAGTTCCTTGAACCGAATTGTGGCTACCCTGGCATTAGCCCAAAAATAATGCATGGCCAGATTGCAGAAAACGGAACCAATCCTTGGATGgcatatatattcaaatataatgATAAGGAAGTAGCTGAGCTCGTATGCGGAGGAACACTCATTCACAAAC AATTCGTTTTGAGTGCAGCCCATTGCATCGAAAGAGATCAGATACT tGCCGTGCGTCTTGGAGAACGCAGTTCATCAAGGTATTTTGCGGTGACCAAGGCCTTTCGGAACAAGTACTTTACAACTAACAATTATAGTAACGATATAGGCATACTTCGTATACGACCTCAAGTGAAGTTTAACG GCCCATTTGCATTATCACGGATCTGA